In the Deinococcus ficus genome, one interval contains:
- the ilvN gene encoding acetolactate synthase small subunit, with amino-acid sequence MSVTDTQDPHFPQAGDHLLSLLVRDEPRVLTRITALFGRRGYNIRSLSVGATEHPGVSRMTIVVSGDRGVVEQAIRQLDKLHDVIHIIDHGLEKFVDRELVLVKVSITPDSRVEVRQVAEDFRSRIVDVGRHALTFEVTGDEGKITAFIEQMRPFGILETMRTGRVALTRGSNADIPAQVYHDGETAALVPAVEPREERAREVPNLF; translated from the coding sequence ATGAGCGTCACGGACACCCAGGACCCGCATTTCCCCCAGGCCGGGGATCACCTGCTCAGCCTGCTCGTCCGGGACGAGCCGCGCGTGCTGACGCGCATCACGGCGCTGTTCGGGCGGCGCGGGTACAACATCCGCAGCCTGTCGGTGGGCGCGACCGAGCACCCCGGCGTGTCGCGCATGACCATCGTGGTCAGCGGGGACCGCGGCGTGGTGGAGCAGGCGATCCGGCAGCTGGACAAGCTGCACGACGTGATTCACATCATCGACCACGGGCTGGAGAAGTTCGTGGACCGCGAACTGGTGCTGGTGAAGGTGAGCATCACCCCGGACTCGCGCGTGGAGGTGCGGCAGGTCGCGGAGGACTTCCGCAGCCGCATCGTGGACGTGGGCCGGCACGCCCTGACCTTCGAGGTGACCGGCGACGAGGGCAAGATCACCGCGTTCATCGAGCAGATGCGGCCCTTCGGAATTCTGGAGACCATGCGCACCGGCCGGGTGGCGCTCACGCGCGGCAGCAACGCCGACATTCCCGCGCAGGTGTACCACGACGGTGAGACGGCGGCGCTGGTGCCGGCCGTGGAGCCGCGTGAGGAACGGGCGCGCGAAGTGCCGAACCTGTTCTAG
- the ilvC gene encoding ketol-acid reductoisomerase: protein MAATMYYDRDVSTAPIEEKLIAIIGYGSQAHAHAQNLRDSGFNVVVGLREGSASRQKAEQAGLRVASIEDATREADVIMLLIPDEQQPKVYAESIAPHLTAGKALAFGHGFNVHFGRITPPADVDVFLVAPKGPGHMLRRLYADGSGMPGIFAVAQDATGHARDVAMAYARGIGCAKAGILETTFKEETETDLFGEQSVLCGGVTHLIQAGFETLVEAGYQPEIAYFETVHEVKLIVDLIYEKGFQGMRHSISNTAEFGDYVTGPRVITAETKAEMKRVLEDIQQGRFAERFIQDAESGFPFMEEQRAKMRGHTVEQVGQSLRDQMPFISKKALEV, encoded by the coding sequence ATGGCTGCAACGATGTACTACGACCGTGACGTGTCCACCGCCCCCATCGAGGAAAAACTGATCGCGATCATCGGCTACGGATCGCAGGCGCACGCCCACGCCCAGAACCTGCGCGACAGCGGCTTCAACGTCGTGGTGGGCCTGCGTGAGGGCAGCGCCAGCCGCCAGAAGGCCGAGCAGGCCGGGCTGCGCGTGGCGAGCATCGAGGACGCCACCCGCGAGGCGGACGTGATCATGCTGCTCATTCCCGACGAGCAGCAGCCGAAGGTGTACGCGGAGAGCATCGCCCCGCACCTCACGGCCGGCAAGGCCCTGGCGTTCGGGCACGGCTTCAACGTGCACTTCGGGCGCATCACCCCGCCCGCTGACGTGGACGTGTTCCTGGTCGCGCCCAAGGGGCCGGGGCACATGCTGCGGCGCCTGTACGCCGACGGCAGCGGCATGCCGGGCATCTTCGCGGTGGCGCAGGACGCGACCGGGCACGCCCGGGACGTCGCCATGGCGTACGCCCGCGGGATCGGCTGCGCGAAGGCCGGCATTCTGGAAACGACCTTCAAGGAGGAGACGGAGACCGACCTGTTCGGCGAGCAGAGCGTGCTGTGCGGCGGCGTGACGCACCTGATCCAGGCGGGCTTCGAGACGCTGGTGGAGGCCGGGTACCAGCCGGAGATCGCGTACTTCGAGACGGTGCACGAGGTGAAGCTGATCGTGGACCTGATCTACGAGAAGGGCTTCCAGGGCATGCGGCACAGCATCAGCAACACCGCGGAGTTCGGGGATTACGTGACCGGGCCGAGGGTGATCACGGCCGAGACGAAGGCCGAGATGAAGCGCGTGCTGGAGGACATCCAGCAGGGCCGGTTCGCGGAGCGGTTCATTCAGGACGCCGAGAGCGGCTTCCCGTTCATGGAGGAGCAGCGCGCGAAGATGCGCGGGCACACCGTGGAGCAGGTGGGGCAGTCGCTGCGGGACCAGATGCCGTTCATCAGCAAGAAGGCGCTGGAGGTCTGA
- a CDS encoding 2-isopropylmalate synthase, which translates to MTQPTQHDEGRIIIFDTTLRDGEQSPGVALNHTQKLEIAHQLARLGVDVIEAGFPIASPGDLEGVSRIAREVRGPIIAGLARAGRADIEAAARAVEHAGKPRIHTFIATSPIHMAKKLNLEPDAVVERAVQAVTLARSFVDDVEFSAEDATRSDWDFLVRIFQAAVEAGATTINVPDTVGYTTPDEMRRLFAHLKAQLPAHVILSSHCHDDLGMAVANSIAAAEGGARQIECTVNGIGERAGNASLEEIVMAFHTRRDAYPFATGIRTRELYRSSRMVSRLSGMPVQPNKAIIGDNAFAHESGIHQDGVIKARETYEIMNAELVGREAAVLVMGKHSGRAAFRKALTDLGYADLPDDKVQYLFSRFKDLADRKGQIYADDLRALVEARTDVPQTFALEGFQITSGMNMTPVAFVRLHTPNGPVDATAHGDGPVEAAIQAINRITGITPSLESYRIQAVTKGGDALGEVSIGARYGETSLHGSGVATDIVEASARAWVRIHNMVVAGMGAERRQGEFAPGRL; encoded by the coding sequence ATGACCCAGCCCACCCAGCACGACGAAGGCCGCATCATCATTTTCGACACCACCCTGCGCGACGGCGAGCAGTCCCCGGGCGTCGCCCTGAACCACACACAGAAACTGGAGATCGCCCACCAGCTCGCCCGCCTGGGCGTGGACGTCATCGAGGCCGGCTTCCCCATCGCCAGCCCCGGCGACCTGGAAGGCGTCTCCCGCATCGCCCGGGAAGTGCGCGGCCCCATCATCGCCGGGCTGGCCCGCGCCGGCCGCGCCGACATCGAGGCCGCCGCCCGCGCCGTGGAGCACGCCGGGAAACCCCGCATTCACACCTTCATCGCCACCAGCCCCATCCACATGGCCAAGAAACTGAACCTGGAACCGGACGCCGTGGTGGAACGCGCCGTGCAGGCCGTCACCCTGGCCCGCTCCTTCGTGGACGACGTGGAGTTCAGCGCCGAGGACGCCACCCGCAGCGACTGGGACTTCCTGGTGCGCATCTTCCAGGCGGCCGTGGAGGCCGGCGCCACCACCATCAACGTGCCGGACACCGTGGGCTACACCACCCCGGACGAGATGCGCCGCCTGTTCGCGCACCTCAAAGCGCAGCTGCCCGCGCACGTGATCCTGAGCAGCCACTGCCACGACGACCTGGGCATGGCCGTGGCCAACAGCATCGCCGCGGCGGAAGGCGGCGCGCGGCAGATCGAATGCACCGTGAACGGCATCGGGGAACGCGCCGGGAACGCCAGCCTGGAAGAGATCGTGATGGCCTTCCACACCCGCCGCGACGCCTACCCGTTCGCGACCGGCATCCGCACCCGGGAGCTGTACCGCTCCAGCCGCATGGTCAGCCGCCTGAGCGGCATGCCCGTGCAGCCGAACAAGGCCATCATCGGGGACAACGCCTTCGCGCACGAGAGCGGCATCCACCAGGACGGCGTGATCAAGGCCCGGGAAACGTACGAGATCATGAACGCCGAACTGGTCGGCCGGGAAGCCGCCGTGCTGGTCATGGGCAAGCACAGCGGCCGCGCCGCCTTCCGCAAGGCCCTGACTGACCTGGGCTACGCGGACCTGCCCGACGACAAGGTCCAGTACCTGTTCAGCCGCTTCAAGGACCTCGCCGACCGCAAGGGCCAGATCTACGCCGACGACCTGCGCGCCTTGGTCGAGGCCCGCACCGACGTGCCGCAGACCTTCGCACTGGAAGGCTTCCAGATCACCAGCGGCATGAACATGACCCCGGTCGCGTTCGTGCGCCTGCACACCCCCAACGGCCCCGTGGACGCCACCGCGCACGGCGACGGGCCCGTGGAGGCCGCTATCCAGGCCATCAACCGCATCACCGGCATCACGCCCAGCCTGGAAAGCTACCGCATCCAGGCCGTCACGAAGGGCGGCGACGCGCTCGGCGAGGTCAGCATCGGCGCCCGCTACGGCGAGACCAGCCTGCACGGCAGCGGCGTCGCCACCGACATCGTGGAGGCCAGCGCCCGCGCCTGGGTGCGCATCCACAACATGGTCGTGGCCGGCATGGGTGCCGAACGCCGCCAGGGCGAGTTCGCCCCCGGCCGCCTCTGA
- a CDS encoding antibiotic biosynthesis monooxygenase family protein, protein MRLTGTPVLEVALLQVRPGQTAAFEAAFGQARALITSQPGHLRHEVQRCLEDDHRYVLLVWWATLEDHTVAFRQSAAYQEWRALLHHFYDPFPTVEHFVPVPGLAG, encoded by the coding sequence GTGCGACTGACCGGTACCCCCGTCCTGGAGGTCGCGCTCCTCCAGGTCCGGCCCGGGCAGACGGCCGCCTTCGAGGCCGCCTTCGGGCAGGCACGGGCGCTCATCACGTCCCAGCCCGGCCACCTGCGCCACGAAGTGCAGCGGTGCCTGGAAGACGACCACCGGTACGTCCTGCTGGTGTGGTGGGCCACCCTGGAGGACCACACCGTGGCGTTCCGGCAGAGCGCCGCCTACCAGGAGTGGCGCGCCCTGCTGCATCACTTCTACGACCCCTTCCCCACCGTGGAGCACTTCGTCCCGGTGCCCGGCCTGGCCGGGTAG
- a CDS encoding VanW family protein, producing the protein MKVWLAGGSLLALLGGALAMAVASQSGTAVQADVRVNGVNIGGMTREQAVQAVKASLPVPQVTVRAAGGSWTVDADRLGWTADVAGTVAAAEQAAAQRSVLDRLQDLIGTADTQDFPVPVRVDAARAQATLDVLTGGLNSQPKNATVAFDSKLRRYVVKADVPGRRLNTAAAAQRFAQAPDLRDLTVPVTESRAQYTAAALKVHADRGNALMRTFTVKLAGTDRAGALTPLEVANLYWVKPGGILPDEKALQVAFGRLTGYIDQPAQNARYAVKGDGLTKVKEQSGVVTDRAAAFAHFKTTVLDPAVKTTTFPSKASKPTLTLAELPDAAKLELIATGQSTYYGSSPERRTNVAVAARKIHGAVVPQGEIFSFLNTLGSISPGNGFVGGKIISGGRTVDGLGGGVCQVSTTVFRAMYQAGLPVVERNQHSYRVGYYEPQVGYEAAVYDPGVDLKFKNDTSGPLLIKTVNHPEQSRVEVQVWGIKPKRTVSVSAARILSRTPHPAPKYVVNPRLRPGQTVQVDWAQDGYNLYITRTIKDEKGPRTDVTRTSYKPWQAVYEVGPRG; encoded by the coding sequence ATGAAGGTCTGGTTGGCAGGGGGATCGTTGCTGGCACTGCTCGGGGGTGCGCTGGCAATGGCCGTTGCGTCCCAGTCCGGGACGGCGGTGCAGGCGGACGTGCGGGTAAACGGCGTGAACATCGGCGGCATGACCCGCGAGCAGGCGGTGCAGGCCGTGAAGGCCAGCCTGCCGGTGCCGCAGGTGACGGTCCGGGCGGCCGGAGGCAGCTGGACGGTGGACGCCGACCGCCTCGGCTGGACGGCAGACGTGGCCGGCACGGTCGCCGCCGCCGAACAGGCCGCCGCGCAGCGCTCCGTGCTCGACCGCCTGCAGGACCTGATCGGCACTGCCGACACGCAGGACTTCCCGGTGCCCGTCCGCGTGGACGCCGCCCGCGCCCAGGCGACCCTGGACGTCCTGACCGGCGGCCTGAACAGCCAGCCGAAAAACGCCACCGTCGCCTTCGACAGTAAACTCCGCCGGTACGTCGTGAAGGCGGACGTGCCGGGCCGGCGCCTGAACACCGCCGCCGCCGCGCAGCGCTTCGCTCAGGCGCCGGACCTGCGGGACCTGACCGTGCCCGTCACGGAGTCCAGGGCGCAGTACACGGCCGCCGCCCTGAAAGTCCACGCGGACCGCGGCAACGCCCTGATGCGCACCTTCACCGTGAAACTGGCCGGCACGGACCGCGCGGGCGCCCTGACGCCGCTGGAAGTCGCCAATCTGTACTGGGTGAAACCCGGCGGCATCCTCCCGGACGAGAAGGCCCTGCAGGTCGCCTTCGGCCGCCTGACCGGCTACATCGACCAGCCCGCGCAGAACGCCCGGTACGCCGTGAAAGGCGACGGGCTGACCAAGGTGAAGGAGCAGAGCGGCGTCGTCACCGACCGCGCCGCCGCATTCGCGCACTTCAAGACCACGGTCCTGGACCCGGCCGTGAAGACCACCACCTTCCCCAGCAAGGCCAGCAAACCCACCCTGACGCTGGCCGAGCTGCCCGACGCCGCCAAACTGGAACTGATCGCCACCGGCCAGAGCACCTACTACGGCAGCAGCCCGGAACGCCGCACGAACGTCGCCGTGGCCGCCCGCAAGATTCACGGCGCGGTCGTCCCGCAGGGCGAGATCTTCAGCTTCCTGAACACCCTGGGCAGCATCAGCCCCGGCAACGGCTTCGTGGGCGGCAAGATCATCAGCGGTGGCCGCACCGTGGACGGCCTGGGCGGCGGCGTGTGCCAGGTCAGCACCACCGTCTTCCGCGCCATGTACCAGGCGGGCCTCCCGGTCGTGGAACGCAACCAGCACAGCTACCGCGTCGGGTACTACGAACCCCAGGTGGGGTACGAGGCCGCCGTGTACGACCCGGGCGTGGACCTGAAATTCAAGAACGACACCAGCGGCCCCCTGCTGATCAAGACCGTGAACCACCCCGAACAGAGCCGCGTGGAGGTGCAGGTCTGGGGCATCAAACCCAAACGCACCGTCAGCGTCAGCGCCGCACGCATCCTCTCGCGCACGCCCCACCCCGCACCGAAGTACGTGGTGAACCCCCGCCTGCGCCCCGGGCAGACCGTGCAGGTGGACTGGGCGCAGGACGGGTACAACCTGTACATCACCCGCACCATCAAGGACGAAAAGGGCCCCCGCACGGACGTGACCCGCACCAGCTACAAGCCCTGGCAGGCCGTGTACGAGGTCGGCCCCCGAGGCTGA
- a CDS encoding aminotransferase class III-fold pyridoxal phosphate-dependent enzyme — translation MTQSKWLDAELKYDSGVFNKHQVVITRGLGAQVWDEHGRAYIDCMVGAGVANVGHSHPDVVKAVQDQAAKLMVLAQTLPNDRRSEFLTELVGVLPQGLDRVFLCNSGTEAMEAAKKFAITGTGRHRFVAAKRGFAGRSLGALAFTWEPKYREPFGDAVDNRHVDFISYGSVEELRAAVTGETAALILEVVQGEGGVRPASLEFIQEARRITQERGALLIIDEIQTGFCRTGKMFGVEHYGVTPDGITLAKAMAGGVPVGAFAMTAAVADRMPAGGHGSTFGGNPLAMAAGVAALRAMKREGMAEQAREKGAYMMEKLRAIGSPKIREVRGLGLMIGVELKEKSAPYITALEHDEGVLTLPATPLVVRFLPPVTITKEQIDQVVAAFERVLARVDPRAERRAELAAQGEGAAASTTD, via the coding sequence ATGACGCAAAGCAAGTGGCTGGACGCCGAACTGAAGTACGACAGCGGCGTGTTCAACAAGCATCAGGTCGTCATCACACGCGGCCTGGGCGCGCAGGTCTGGGACGAGCACGGCCGCGCGTACATCGACTGCATGGTGGGGGCGGGCGTGGCGAACGTCGGGCACAGCCACCCGGACGTCGTGAAGGCCGTGCAGGACCAGGCGGCGAAACTGATGGTGCTGGCCCAGACGCTGCCCAACGACCGCCGCAGCGAGTTCCTGACCGAGCTGGTCGGCGTGCTCCCCCAGGGCCTGGACCGCGTGTTCCTGTGCAACAGCGGCACCGAGGCCATGGAAGCCGCCAAGAAGTTCGCCATCACCGGCACGGGCCGCCACCGCTTCGTGGCCGCCAAACGCGGCTTCGCGGGCCGCAGCCTGGGCGCGCTGGCGTTCACCTGGGAACCCAAGTACCGCGAGCCGTTCGGGGACGCCGTGGACAACCGCCACGTGGACTTCATCTCGTACGGCAGCGTCGAGGAACTGCGCGCCGCCGTGACCGGCGAGACGGCCGCCCTGATCCTGGAGGTCGTGCAGGGCGAGGGCGGCGTGCGCCCCGCCAGCCTGGAATTCATCCAGGAGGCCCGCCGCATCACGCAGGAACGCGGCGCGCTCCTGATCATCGACGAGATCCAGACCGGGTTCTGCCGCACCGGGAAGATGTTCGGCGTGGAGCACTACGGCGTCACCCCGGACGGCATCACCCTCGCCAAGGCGATGGCGGGCGGCGTGCCGGTGGGCGCCTTCGCCATGACCGCGGCCGTCGCGGACCGCATGCCGGCCGGCGGGCACGGCAGCACCTTCGGTGGGAACCCGCTGGCGATGGCGGCCGGCGTGGCCGCCCTGCGCGCCATGAAACGCGAGGGCATGGCCGAACAGGCCCGCGAGAAGGGCGCGTACATGATGGAGAAACTCCGTGCCATTGGCTCCCCGAAGATCCGCGAGGTGCGCGGCCTGGGCCTGATGATCGGCGTGGAACTCAAGGAGAAGAGCGCGCCGTACATCACCGCCCTGGAACACGACGAGGGCGTGCTGACCCTGCCGGCCACGCCGCTCGTCGTGCGCTTCCTGCCGCCGGTGACGATCACGAAAGAACAGATCGACCAGGTGGTCGCGGCCTTCGAGCGGGTGCTCGCCCGCGTGGACCCGCGCGCTGAACGCCGCGCCGAACTGGCCGCGCAGGGCGAGGGCGCCGCGGCCTCCACGACCGACTGA
- a CDS encoding DMT family transporter — MTRRDVFELFLLSAFWGISFLLIKWAGHDFPPVWVAFLRSVFGALVLVAALRLGRDVLPPRSAWPLLVLVAALNNAFPWLMFAIGEQTVSSNVASILNATTPLFTLLIAWGLRDAQLHARMSLGVLLGLAGVAVTVLGGMQGGQASAVGVAVILMASLSYGIGGVLAKRTTAGLKPISVATSQLTLSALLLLPFAAFGPHPAEVSVRAWGAVAVLGVVGSGLAYLVFYRLLARVSPTQTTAVTYLLPIWGLFWGALAGEPITGLSLLGVAVILSGLVLMNARRPAPRPAPLQT; from the coding sequence GTGACCCGCCGCGACGTGTTCGAACTGTTCCTGCTCTCGGCGTTCTGGGGGATTTCCTTCCTGCTGATCAAGTGGGCGGGGCACGACTTCCCGCCGGTGTGGGTGGCGTTCCTGCGCAGCGTGTTCGGGGCACTGGTGCTGGTCGCCGCGCTGCGCCTGGGCCGGGACGTGCTGCCACCCCGGTCGGCGTGGCCGCTGCTGGTGCTGGTCGCGGCCCTGAACAACGCCTTCCCGTGGTTGATGTTCGCCATCGGGGAGCAGACGGTGAGCAGCAACGTGGCGTCCATCCTGAACGCCACCACGCCGCTGTTCACGCTGCTGATCGCCTGGGGCCTGCGCGACGCGCAGCTGCACGCCCGCATGAGCCTGGGCGTGCTGCTGGGCCTGGCGGGCGTGGCGGTCACGGTGCTGGGCGGCATGCAGGGCGGGCAGGCGTCCGCGGTGGGCGTGGCCGTGATCCTGATGGCGTCCCTCAGTTACGGCATCGGCGGGGTGCTCGCCAAGCGCACCACCGCCGGCCTGAAACCCATCAGCGTGGCGACCTCGCAGCTCACCCTGTCCGCGCTGCTCCTGCTGCCGTTCGCGGCCTTTGGCCCGCACCCGGCCGAGGTGTCCGTGCGGGCGTGGGGGGCGGTGGCCGTGCTGGGCGTGGTGGGCAGCGGGCTGGCGTACCTGGTGTTCTACCGTCTGCTCGCGCGCGTGTCGCCCACGCAGACGACCGCCGTGACGTACCTGCTGCCCATCTGGGGGCTGTTCTGGGGCGCGCTGGCCGGGGAGCCCATCACGGGGCTGTCGCTGCTGGGTGTGGCCGTGATTCTCTCCGGACTGGTGCTGATGAACGCCCGCCGGCCCGCCCCCCGCCCGGCACCGCTGCAGACGTAA
- a CDS encoding pyridoxamine 5'-phosphate oxidase family protein translates to MSESTHPRVPDIYDPRQRDMSVSRRPQNRRDEGWIAELLLQERIARVATLWQADDGEAFPFITPLAYAYRPERRDIVYHTNITGRLRANTGQGHRATLEVSQIGQLLPSNSPLELSVQYRSVIVFGRAHRLTDPHEAREALTTLTERCFPDLRVGVQTRPITDADLKRTSVYALKIEHWSGKENWAPAATQEDGWPALTPALARLRPALGSGRE, encoded by the coding sequence ATGAGTGAGTCCACCCACCCCCGCGTCCCTGACATCTACGACCCCCGGCAGCGGGACATGAGCGTGAGCCGCCGCCCGCAGAACCGCCGGGACGAGGGCTGGATCGCCGAACTGCTGCTCCAGGAGCGGATCGCCCGGGTCGCCACGCTGTGGCAGGCCGACGACGGCGAGGCCTTCCCGTTCATCACGCCGCTCGCGTACGCCTACCGCCCGGAGCGGCGGGATATCGTGTACCACACGAACATCACCGGCCGCCTGCGCGCCAACACCGGGCAGGGCCACCGCGCCACGCTGGAGGTCTCGCAGATCGGGCAGCTGCTGCCCAGCAACTCGCCCCTGGAACTGAGCGTGCAGTACCGCAGCGTGATCGTGTTCGGCCGCGCGCACCGGCTCACCGACCCGCACGAAGCCCGCGAGGCCCTGACCACCCTGACCGAACGCTGCTTCCCGGACCTGCGGGTGGGCGTGCAGACGCGGCCCATCACGGACGCCGACCTGAAGCGCACCAGCGTGTACGCCCTGAAGATCGAGCACTGGAGCGGCAAGGAGAACTGGGCTCCGGCCGCCACGCAGGAGGACGGCTGGCCCGCCCTGACCCCCGCACTGGCACGGCTGCGCCCGGCCCTGGGGTCCGGGCGTGAGTAA
- a CDS encoding PLP-dependent aminotransferase family protein yields MARKEAPLSDETGGPLLDLPVSLTLDRTGPALHAQLARQLRAHVLGGRLPAGFRLPGTRPLAAALGVTRGVVAEAYAALVADGTLEAVVGSGTRVPAGAAQSPAPRAARTPGWFQAAPPAPVSTFRPEAGIFFQHGVTTGLTLDARAWRQAWAHGAARSLTGEYGDVQGEPDFRAALAAFAGRSRGLTAGAEDVTVISGTLQGLNLIARGVLPPASTVLFEHPGYQAARQVFLDAGHTVLPLKVDEDGPVVTPDLPAARLVYVTPSHQFPLGVRMSLPRRLALLEWAARHDALIVEDDYDSEFRYGAPPLPPLAGLDVGGHRVLYLGTLSKVLTPGVRVGFVIAPPAIRAALVRERTLLDAGSPLPVQHALTWLLTHGELDRHIRRSRRWHAQVREALTRELAGLEPHARLGGIEAGLHVCLRLSPALHAGEVQQDLARRGVHVSTLDAFMPGDTPPNALLLGHGGLTATQAAGGARTIRDVIVARAPGR; encoded by the coding sequence GTGGCCCGCAAAGAAGCTCCACTTTCAGACGAGACCGGGGGTCCACTCCTGGACCTGCCGGTCTCCCTCACGCTGGACCGCACGGGCCCGGCGCTGCACGCGCAGCTGGCCCGGCAGCTCCGGGCGCACGTGCTCGGCGGGCGCCTGCCGGCCGGGTTCCGCCTGCCGGGGACGCGGCCGCTGGCGGCAGCACTGGGCGTCACGCGCGGCGTGGTGGCCGAGGCGTACGCCGCCCTGGTCGCCGACGGCACGCTGGAGGCCGTGGTCGGCAGCGGCACGCGCGTGCCGGCCGGCGCGGCGCAGTCCCCGGCACCCCGCGCGGCGCGGACCCCCGGATGGTTTCAGGCGGCGCCCCCCGCCCCGGTCAGCACCTTCCGCCCGGAAGCGGGCATCTTCTTCCAGCACGGCGTGACCACCGGCCTCACGCTGGACGCCCGCGCGTGGCGGCAGGCCTGGGCGCACGGCGCGGCGCGCTCCCTGACCGGCGAGTACGGGGACGTGCAGGGCGAACCGGACTTCCGCGCGGCCCTGGCGGCCTTCGCGGGCCGTTCACGGGGCCTGACAGCCGGCGCGGAGGACGTGACCGTGATCTCCGGCACGCTGCAGGGCCTGAACCTGATCGCGCGGGGCGTGCTGCCGCCCGCCTCCACGGTGCTGTTCGAGCACCCGGGGTACCAGGCGGCCCGGCAGGTGTTCCTGGACGCCGGGCACACGGTGCTGCCCCTGAAGGTGGACGAGGACGGCCCGGTCGTGACGCCGGACCTGCCCGCGGCGCGCCTGGTGTACGTGACCCCCAGTCACCAGTTCCCGCTGGGCGTGCGCATGAGCCTGCCGAGGCGGCTGGCCCTGCTGGAGTGGGCCGCGCGGCACGACGCGCTTATCGTGGAGGACGACTACGACAGCGAATTCCGGTACGGCGCGCCGCCCCTGCCGCCGCTGGCGGGCCTGGACGTGGGTGGTCACCGGGTGCTCTACCTGGGCACCCTGAGCAAGGTCCTCACGCCGGGCGTGCGGGTGGGGTTCGTGATCGCCCCGCCGGCCATCCGGGCAGCCCTGGTGCGGGAGCGCACGCTGCTGGACGCCGGCAGTCCGCTGCCCGTGCAGCACGCCCTGACATGGCTGCTCACGCACGGGGAACTGGACCGGCACATCCGCCGCTCGCGCCGCTGGCACGCCCAGGTGCGCGAGGCGCTCACGCGGGAACTGGCCGGCCTGGAGCCCCACGCGAGGCTGGGCGGGATCGAGGCCGGGCTGCACGTGTGCCTGCGCCTCTCCCCCGCCCTGCACGCCGGCGAGGTGCAGCAGGACCTGGCGCGGCGCGGCGTGCACGTGTCCACCCTGGACGCCTTCATGCCGGGAGACACGCCGCCGAACGCGCTGCTGCTGGGGCACGGCGGCCTGACCGCCACGCAGGCGGCCGGGGGTGCGCGCACGATCCGGGACGTGATCGTCGCGCGCGCCCCCGGCCGGTAA
- a CDS encoding M42 family metallopeptidase: MTTDSPISAINQEFLFRLLAQAAPSGFERRAADVWLHEARTFADRTHEDHYGNVYAELGPEGAPAIILTGHLDEIGLMVSHIGDKGFLHVLPLGGWDPQVLVGQRVRVLAPGGDLIGVIGKKAIHVMDDEDRKKASRLEDLWIDLDLTADEARAQIPVGTVAVIEQPTVTVGQKIVSRALDNRVGSFVVLEALRALKGHDLKHRVVAVGTSQEEIGSYGSKTATYRVKPVAGVAVDVTHETEQPGVKPEKYGVVPFGSGANLTVGAMVSPVILRQMKEAADQDGIPYSVTASPRLTFTDADTMILSGAGVPSAVVSIPNRYMHSPNEMVDARDVKACIDIIAAWVRRLEAEGSFLR; encoded by the coding sequence GTGACCACCGACAGTCCGATCAGCGCCATCAACCAGGAGTTCCTGTTCCGTCTGCTCGCGCAGGCCGCGCCCAGCGGGTTCGAGCGCCGCGCGGCGGACGTGTGGCTTCACGAAGCCCGCACTTTCGCGGACCGCACCCATGAGGACCACTACGGCAACGTGTACGCCGAACTCGGCCCGGAGGGCGCCCCGGCGATCATCCTGACCGGGCACCTGGACGAGATCGGCCTGATGGTCAGCCACATCGGCGACAAGGGCTTCCTGCACGTGCTGCCGCTGGGCGGCTGGGACCCGCAGGTGCTGGTGGGGCAGCGCGTGCGCGTGCTCGCGCCCGGCGGGGACCTGATCGGCGTGATCGGCAAGAAGGCCATTCACGTCATGGACGACGAGGACCGCAAGAAGGCCAGCCGCCTGGAGGACCTGTGGATCGACCTGGACCTCACTGCCGATGAGGCCCGCGCGCAGATTCCGGTGGGCACGGTCGCGGTGATCGAGCAGCCGACCGTGACCGTGGGCCAGAAGATCGTGAGCCGCGCGCTGGACAACCGCGTGGGCAGCTTCGTGGTCCTGGAGGCCCTGCGCGCCCTGAAGGGCCACGACCTGAAGCACCGGGTGGTCGCGGTGGGCACCAGCCAGGAGGAAATCGGGTCGTACGGTAGCAAGACCGCCACGTACCGCGTGAAGCCCGTGGCGGGCGTGGCCGTGGACGTCACGCACGAGACCGAGCAGCCCGGCGTGAAACCTGAGAAGTACGGCGTGGTGCCGTTCGGCAGCGGCGCGAACCTGACGGTCGGGGCGATGGTCAGCCCGGTGATCTTACGGCAGATGAAGGAAGCCGCCGATCAGGACGGCATTCCCTACAGCGTCACCGCCAGCCCCCGCCTGACCTTCACGGACGCCGACACCATGATCCTGTCCGGCGCGGGCGTGCCGAGCGCGGTGGTCAGCATTCCCAACCGCTACATGCACAGCCCCAACGAGATGGTGGACGCCCGCGACGTGAAGGCCTGCATCGACATCATCGCCGCGTGGGTCCGCCGGCTGGAGGCCGAGGGCAGCTTCCTGCGCTGA